Proteins encoded within one genomic window of Nordella sp. HKS 07:
- a CDS encoding ABC transporter substrate-binding protein produces MKAKFKYGAIFAGALSVFAGDIATAHAEGVLTIGRREDGTTMDPIKTAQNVDFWVFSNMYDVLVRVDKTGTKLEPGLAESWTISDDKLTYTFKMRDAKFSDGSPITAADAAFTIKRIRDHKESLWGATYSVVKDAVATDDKTLVVTLNQPTAPFLATLAMPGISILPEKAVSADEAGFAEHPVSSGAFIMKEWRRGEKVVLEKNPNFWEANRVSLDGVEWLSIPDDNTRVLKLQAGEIDCAIFLPFSRISELKKDTTLQVLLDPSTREDHLLINHERGALAKKEVREALDLAIDEQSIVDTVTFGVGTVANSYIPAGTLYYYADNLRRPHDPEKAKAMLKEAGAEGLTLQYNVEAGNEVDEQIAVLIQQQVAAAGITMNIQKIDASAGWNELVAGNYDVAVNYWTNDIIDPDQKTTFVLGHDSNLNYMTRYKNDKVKELVEKARIEFDPAKREQMYIELQKMAKADVNWIDLYYSPYRNACRAGIEAFYQNPLGRFFLEDTKKK; encoded by the coding sequence ATGAAAGCAAAATTCAAGTATGGCGCAATCTTCGCCGGGGCGCTCAGCGTGTTCGCCGGGGATATCGCAACCGCCCATGCTGAAGGCGTGCTGACCATCGGGCGGCGCGAGGACGGCACCACGATGGATCCGATCAAGACCGCCCAGAACGTCGATTTCTGGGTGTTCTCCAACATGTATGACGTGCTGGTGCGGGTCGACAAGACCGGCACGAAGCTCGAGCCGGGCCTCGCCGAGAGCTGGACGATCTCCGACGACAAGCTCACCTACACGTTCAAGATGCGTGATGCCAAATTCTCGGACGGCTCACCGATTACCGCCGCCGATGCGGCCTTCACCATCAAGCGCATCCGCGATCACAAGGAATCGCTCTGGGGCGCCACTTATTCGGTGGTCAAGGATGCGGTCGCCACCGACGACAAAACGCTCGTCGTCACCTTGAACCAGCCTACGGCACCTTTCCTCGCCACCCTCGCGATGCCCGGCATCTCGATCCTTCCGGAGAAGGCGGTGAGCGCCGACGAGGCGGGCTTCGCCGAGCATCCGGTTTCCTCGGGCGCCTTCATCATGAAGGAGTGGCGGCGCGGCGAGAAGGTGGTGCTGGAGAAGAACCCGAATTTCTGGGAAGCCAACCGCGTCTCCCTCGACGGGGTCGAGTGGCTCTCCATTCCGGATGACAATACCCGCGTGCTGAAATTGCAGGCCGGCGAAATCGACTGCGCCATCTTCCTGCCGTTCTCGCGCATCTCCGAACTGAAGAAGGACACGACGCTGCAGGTGCTGCTCGATCCCTCGACGCGCGAGGATCATCTCCTGATCAATCACGAGCGCGGCGCGCTCGCCAAGAAGGAAGTGCGCGAGGCGCTCGATCTCGCCATCGACGAGCAGTCGATCGTCGACACGGTCACTTTCGGTGTGGGCACGGTGGCCAATTCCTACATTCCGGCCGGCACCTTGTATTACTATGCCGACAACCTTCGCCGCCCCCACGATCCCGAGAAGGCCAAGGCCATGCTCAAGGAAGCGGGCGCGGAAGGGCTGACGCTGCAATACAATGTCGAGGCCGGCAACGAGGTGGACGAGCAGATCGCCGTTCTCATCCAGCAGCAGGTGGCCGCCGCCGGCATCACCATGAACATCCAGAAGATCGATGCGAGCGCCGGCTGGAACGAGCTCGTCGCCGGCAACTACGATGTCGCCGTCAACTACTGGACCAACGACATCATCGATCCCGACCAGAAAACGACCTTCGTTCTGGGGCATGACTCCAATCTGAACTACATGACCCGCTACAAGAACGATAAGGTCAAGGAACTGGTGGAGAAAGCCAGAATCGAGTTCGACCCGGCGAAGCGGGAACAGATGTATATCGAGCTCCAGAAGATGGCGAAAGCCGACGTCAACTGGATCGATCTCTATTACAGCCCGTACCGCAATGCCTGCCGGGCGGGGATCGAAGCCTTCTATCAGAATCCGCTGGGACGTTTCTTCCTCGAGGATACGAAGAAGAAGTAG
- a CDS encoding ABC transporter ATP-binding protein, which produces MSAATPLLAVSDLRVSYRVAGLDLPALGFKARHVQAVNGVSLAIDAGDTLGIVGESGCGKSTLARAILGLTQVESGEVRYDGALITPRERLSLARLRGQVAMIFQDPYASLNPRMPVGEALAEVLRVHRKVEPQAIEARVADLLRLVGLSPQMAQRRPHQLSGGQCQRAGIARALAIEPRLIIADECVAALDVSIQAQILNLLLELQQSMKLALIFISHDLGVVRHLCRRIAIMYLGQVVEEGLTEEVFAAPRHPYTRALLAAVPDTNPDHQLAPQTLRGDPPSPLDLPTGCAFHPRCPHCEDICASGTRPTLRAARMGQVACHFDF; this is translated from the coding sequence ATGAGCGCGGCCACGCCTTTGCTCGCTGTAAGCGATCTCAGGGTCAGCTATCGGGTCGCCGGTCTCGACCTGCCGGCGCTCGGCTTCAAAGCGCGCCATGTCCAGGCAGTCAACGGGGTGAGCCTCGCCATCGATGCGGGCGACACGTTGGGCATCGTGGGGGAGTCGGGATGCGGGAAGAGCACGCTCGCCCGCGCCATACTCGGATTGACCCAGGTCGAGAGCGGCGAGGTTCGCTATGACGGCGCGCTCATAACCCCGCGCGAGCGACTGTCGCTGGCGCGGCTGCGCGGCCAAGTGGCGATGATCTTCCAGGATCCCTATGCCTCGCTCAATCCCCGCATGCCCGTGGGCGAAGCGCTGGCGGAGGTGCTGCGGGTCCATCGCAAAGTCGAGCCTCAGGCTATCGAAGCGCGGGTCGCGGACCTGCTGCGCCTCGTCGGCCTGTCGCCCCAGATGGCGCAGCGGCGGCCTCATCAGCTGAGCGGGGGACAATGTCAGCGCGCCGGAATCGCCCGCGCACTCGCCATCGAGCCTCGTCTCATCATCGCCGATGAATGCGTCGCCGCACTCGACGTCTCGATCCAGGCGCAGATCCTCAATCTCCTGCTCGAACTGCAGCAGAGTATGAAGCTCGCCCTCATCTTCATCTCGCATGATCTGGGCGTGGTCCGCCATTTATGCCGGCGGATCGCCATCATGTATCTGGGGCAGGTGGTCGAGGAGGGTCTGACCGAGGAAGTCTTCGCTGCCCCGCGGCATCCATATACGCGGGCGCTGCTCGCGGCGGTGCCCGATACCAATCCCGACCACCAGTTGGCGCCGCAGACGCTGCGCGGCGATCCGCCCAGTCCGCTCGATCTGCCGACCGGATGTGCGTTCCATCCCCGCTGCCCGCATTGCGAGGACATCTGCGCCAGTGGCACCAGGCCGACGCTGCGGGCGGCGCGGATGGGCCAAGTAGCCTGCCATTTCGATTTTTGA
- a CDS encoding potassium transporter Kup, giving the protein MSDLQSAPAGDEGSRTELRRKLKLAFASIGVVFGDIGTSPLYAMRESLAHIANAGGNVHADVVAVVSLLIWALILIVTVKYVLILMRADNKGEGGILTLVVLAEQALRQRRRFVLILGVVGAAFFFGDAMITPAISVLSAVEGLAVVNPAFGSYVVPITLVILATLFAFQFRGTGNVASLFAPITTLWFVTIAVLGLLHIGDDPAIFMALNPIHAAKLVISDPGMGLIIFAGVFLAVTGGEALYADLGHFGRIPIRLAWGFIVLPALILNYLGQGAFVHANPDAVSNPFFLMAPSWGLIPLVVLATLVTVIASQAVITGAFSIAQQAISLGLLPRMNITHTSDTEQGQIYIGQINWLVFAGVVLLVLLFGSSASLASAYGIAVNISMIIDTALALIVFWHARHFPPAIVLPVLGVILGIELVFFAANSTKLIAGGYVPVLIGLTIIVTMLTWLRGRSLLAEKLRRDSVELEGLLASLERRPPTRVAGAAVFLQTDPVYAPSALMHNLKHNRVLHDILVFVSVETMEVPRVQLGDRVAVKKLPLGAFLVEARYGYMEQPDVPAALRMCEPYGLSIDPRQASYFLGRRAIRTSPRAKMPFWQQRLFIMLANQSARAIEFFRIPPERVVELGMQMSV; this is encoded by the coding sequence ATGAGTGATCTTCAATCGGCGCCGGCCGGCGACGAGGGCTCGCGGACGGAACTTCGCCGCAAGCTGAAGCTTGCTTTCGCCAGCATCGGTGTGGTGTTCGGCGATATCGGCACCAGCCCGCTCTATGCCATGCGGGAATCGCTCGCCCATATCGCCAACGCCGGCGGTAATGTGCATGCGGATGTCGTGGCGGTCGTGTCGCTCCTCATCTGGGCGCTCATCCTCATCGTCACCGTCAAATATGTATTGATCCTGATGCGCGCCGACAACAAGGGCGAAGGCGGCATACTTACCCTTGTCGTTCTCGCCGAGCAGGCGCTGCGCCAGCGGCGCAGATTTGTTCTGATCCTGGGTGTCGTCGGCGCCGCCTTCTTCTTCGGCGATGCGATGATCACGCCCGCGATTTCGGTTTTGTCGGCCGTCGAAGGGCTGGCCGTCGTCAACCCGGCCTTCGGCAGCTACGTGGTGCCGATCACCCTCGTCATTCTCGCCACCTTGTTCGCCTTCCAGTTTCGCGGCACCGGCAATGTCGCTTCGCTCTTCGCGCCGATCACCACCTTGTGGTTCGTGACCATCGCCGTGCTGGGCCTCCTCCATATTGGTGACGATCCGGCCATCTTCATGGCCCTCAACCCGATCCATGCCGCCAAGCTCGTGATCTCCGATCCCGGCATGGGCCTCATCATTTTCGCCGGCGTCTTCCTGGCGGTGACCGGCGGCGAGGCTCTCTATGCCGATCTCGGCCATTTCGGCCGCATCCCCATCCGCCTCGCCTGGGGCTTCATCGTGCTCCCGGCGCTGATCCTGAACTATCTGGGCCAGGGCGCCTTCGTGCATGCCAATCCCGATGCCGTGTCCAATCCCTTCTTCCTGATGGCGCCGTCCTGGGGCCTGATTCCGCTGGTCGTTCTCGCCACACTGGTAACCGTCATCGCAAGCCAGGCCGTCATCACCGGCGCCTTCTCCATCGCTCAGCAGGCCATCTCGCTCGGCCTCCTGCCGCGCATGAACATCACCCATACCAGCGACACCGAGCAGGGTCAGATCTATATCGGCCAGATCAACTGGCTGGTCTTCGCCGGCGTCGTCCTTCTGGTGCTGCTCTTCGGCTCCTCCGCCAGTCTCGCTTCCGCCTATGGCATCGCCGTCAACATTTCGATGATCATCGACACGGCGCTTGCCCTCATCGTTTTCTGGCACGCCCGGCATTTCCCACCGGCGATCGTGCTACCCGTCCTGGGCGTCATCCTTGGCATCGAACTTGTCTTCTTCGCCGCCAACAGCACCAAGCTCATTGCCGGTGGCTACGTGCCGGTGCTGATCGGCCTCACCATCATCGTGACGATGCTGACCTGGCTGCGCGGCCGCTCCCTCCTCGCCGAGAAGCTGCGGCGCGACAGCGTCGAGCTCGAGGGACTTCTTGCCTCTTTGGAGCGCCGCCCGCCCACCCGTGTGGCTGGCGCCGCCGTCTTTCTGCAGACCGACCCCGTCTACGCGCCGAGCGCGCTCATGCACAATCTCAAGCACAATCGCGTGCTGCACGACATTCTGGTCTTTGTATCAGTAGAGACAATGGAAGTGCCGCGCGTGCAGCTCGGCGATCGCGTGGCGGTGAAGAAATTGCCGCTCGGCGCCTTCCTGGTCGAGGCACGCTACGGCTATATGGAGCAGCCGGACGTCCCGGCGGCCTTGCGCATGTGCGAACCCTACGGCCTCTCGATCGATCCGCGCCAGGCCTCTTATTTCCTCGGCCGCCGCGCCATCCGAACCTCGCCGCGCGCAAAAATGCCCTTCTGGCAGCAGCGGCTCTTCATCATGCTCGCCAACCAGTCGGCGCGCGCCATCGAGTTCTTCCGCATACCGCCCGAGCGCGTCGTCGAACTCGGCATGCAGATGAGCGTGTAA
- the mepA gene encoding penicillin-insensitive murein endopeptidase, protein MVLRLVALFLLILAPSMPTLAQSKDAATLAAIANNAINEIPAKKLFGAQRTPANLAPRAIGTYAKGCLAGAEALPVNGPAWQVMRLSRNRNWGHPKLIALLERLADDAREKDGWNGLLVGDISQPRGGPMLTGHASHQIGLDADIWLMQMPNRTLTRDEREKISPKLVVKDRKEMDYSVWTEAHARLIKRAASYPEVARIFVHPPIKRELCRWATGDRSWLAKVRPYYGHNYHFHIRIHCPNGGCKDQWAPNPKDGTGCGEELAYWYSDAPWKPPKPAKPNAKPPKPPKPLTITGLPAECRSVVTAE, encoded by the coding sequence ATCGTGCTGAGGCTGGTCGCTCTTTTTCTCCTCATCCTCGCTCCCTCCATGCCTACCTTGGCCCAGAGCAAAGATGCGGCGACGCTTGCGGCCATCGCCAACAACGCCATCAACGAGATCCCGGCCAAGAAGCTCTTCGGCGCCCAGAGGACACCCGCCAATCTGGCCCCGCGCGCCATCGGCACCTACGCCAAGGGCTGTCTCGCCGGCGCCGAGGCCCTCCCGGTGAACGGTCCGGCCTGGCAGGTCATGCGCCTGTCGCGCAACCGCAATTGGGGGCATCCGAAGCTCATCGCCCTGCTCGAGCGGCTCGCTGATGATGCGCGCGAGAAGGACGGCTGGAACGGCCTCCTGGTCGGCGACATCTCGCAACCGCGCGGCGGCCCCATGCTGACCGGTCATGCCAGCCACCAGATCGGCCTCGACGCCGATATCTGGCTGATGCAGATGCCCAACCGCACCTTGACGCGCGACGAGCGCGAGAAGATCAGCCCCAAGCTGGTGGTCAAGGACCGCAAGGAGATGGACTACAGCGTGTGGACCGAGGCGCATGCCCGCCTCATCAAGCGCGCCGCCTCCTACCCGGAAGTGGCACGCATCTTCGTGCATCCGCCGATCAAGCGCGAACTCTGCCGCTGGGCCACGGGCGACCGGTCCTGGCTCGCCAAGGTGCGCCCCTATTACGGCCACAACTACCATTTCCACATCCGCATCCACTGCCCCAATGGCGGCTGCAAGGACCAATGGGCACCGAATCCCAAGGACGGCACCGGTTGCGGCGAGGAACTGGCCTATTGGTACAGCGACGCTCCCTGGAAGCCGCCCAAGCCCGCCAAGCCCAATGCCAAGCCGCCCAAGCCGCCCAAGCCCTTGACGATTACGGGCCTTCCTGCTGAATGCCGCTCCGTCGTGACGGCGGAGTAA
- a CDS encoding SspB family protein yields MAEDLMRYDLLAQEALRGVVRASLRKIMKTGLPGEHHFYIAFDTRYPGVRLSERLDKKYPREMTIVLQHQYWSLQVRDDEFEVELSFDNIPEKLVVPFNAIKGFLDPYVQFGLQFETVKMEPQLKDTEMPAQPAPAAEPGGVAGDAVAGAEPAEPAETGRVVSLDSFRKK; encoded by the coding sequence ATGGCTGAAGATCTGATGCGCTACGACCTCCTGGCGCAGGAAGCGCTCAGGGGGGTTGTGCGTGCATCGCTGCGCAAGATCATGAAGACGGGGCTGCCGGGCGAACATCATTTCTACATCGCCTTCGACACCCGTTATCCGGGTGTGCGCCTGTCCGAGCGACTCGACAAGAAATACCCGCGCGAGATGACCATCGTGCTGCAGCACCAGTACTGGAGCCTGCAAGTACGCGACGACGAGTTCGAGGTCGAACTTTCTTTCGACAATATTCCGGAGAAGCTCGTCGTTCCCTTCAATGCCATCAAGGGTTTCCTCGATCCCTATGTCCAGTTCGGCCTGCAATTCGAGACCGTGAAGATGGAACCCCAGCTCAAGGACACCGAAATGCCGGCTCAGCCCGCCCCCGCCGCCGAGCCCGGTGGCGTGGCCGGCGACGCCGTCGCTGGCGCCGAACCGGCGGAACCCGCCGAGACGGGCCGTGTCGTTTCCCTCGATTCGTTCAGAAAGAAGTGA
- a CDS encoding thymidylate synthase translates to MQQYLDLMRHVRDHGARKDDRTGTGTLSVLGYQMRFDLAAGFPVLTTKKLHLRSIIHELLWFLRGDTNIKYLRDNGVTIWDEWADKDGNLGPVYGAQWRSWPALDGTTIDQIADVINRIRKNPDSRRLIVTAWNPADVDRMALPPCHCLFQFYVANGRLSCQLYQRSADIFIGVPFNIASYALLTHMVAHVTGLKAGEFVHTLGDAHLYLNHLDQANEQLARLPLPLPRLVIKRDVRSIDDFRFEDFEIVGYQSHPHIAAPVAV, encoded by the coding sequence ATGCAGCAATATCTCGACCTCATGCGCCATGTGCGCGATCACGGCGCGCGCAAGGATGACCGCACCGGCACCGGCACCTTGTCGGTTCTGGGCTACCAGATGCGGTTCGATCTCGCTGCCGGCTTTCCCGTGCTCACGACGAAGAAGCTGCATCTGCGTTCGATCATCCATGAGCTGCTGTGGTTCCTGCGCGGCGACACCAACATCAAATACCTGCGCGACAACGGTGTCACCATCTGGGACGAATGGGCCGACAAGGACGGCAATCTCGGCCCCGTCTATGGGGCGCAATGGCGCTCCTGGCCGGCGCTCGACGGCACCACGATCGACCAGATCGCCGACGTCATCAACCGCATCCGCAAAAACCCGGATTCCCGGCGCCTCATCGTGACGGCGTGGAATCCCGCTGATGTCGACAGGATGGCGCTGCCGCCCTGCCACTGCCTGTTCCAGTTCTATGTCGCCAATGGCCGGCTGTCCTGCCAGCTCTATCAGCGTTCCGCCGATATCTTTATCGGCGTGCCGTTCAACATCGCCTCCTATGCGCTCCTCACCCACATGGTTGCGCATGTGACCGGCCTGAAAGCCGGCGAGTTCGTGCACACGCTGGGCGATGCCCATCTCTATCTCAATCATCTCGACCAGGCCAATGAGCAGCTTGCGCGCCTGCCGCTGCCGCTGCCGCGCCTCGTCATCAAGCGCGACGTGAGGTCCATCGACGATTTCCGCTTTGAGGATTTCGAGATCGTCGGCTACCAGTCGCACCCGCATATCGCGGCACCGGTCGCGGTGTAG
- a CDS encoding DUF2853 family protein, with translation MSSDYSADIRKYTAQVDAKAVDAIVKFCGIALKGADSKWVSISDDAEVQRVVNGFCAKKLGLDASTAEAAIRAVGEKMKADRTKHRVTVYYLVAEHTGTLGKLA, from the coding sequence ATGAGTTCCGACTACTCTGCCGATATCCGCAAATATACCGCCCAGGTCGATGCCAAGGCGGTGGACGCGATTGTCAAGTTCTGCGGCATCGCGCTCAAGGGCGCCGATTCCAAGTGGGTCTCGATCAGCGACGATGCCGAGGTGCAGCGCGTGGTCAACGGATTCTGCGCCAAGAAGCTCGGCCTCGATGCCAGCACGGCAGAGGCGGCGATCAGGGCCGTCGGCGAAAAGATGAAGGCCGACCGGACCAAGCACCGCGTCACGGTCTATTATCTGGTAGCTGAACATACCGGCACGCTGGGTAAACTCGCCTAG